In Fibrobacter sp. UWH6, one genomic interval encodes:
- the sfsA gene encoding DNA/RNA nuclease SfsA, whose protein sequence is MRYSTVVPAKFISRPNRFIAHVELGGVDTVVHVKNTGRCKELLVPGCTVYLEKSENPARKTPYDLIAVEKGDLLINMDSQAPNKVAAEWIRAHGEIFPGITLLRPEFTYGKSRFDFYVEFSGRKMFVEVKGCTLESGGHAKFPDAPTERGVKHLTELADILRHGHRAEDGTPYECGILFLIQMKGCRKFSPNVETHPQFGIALKAARDAGVKIFVYDCKVTPDTLVHDAPVPLEI, encoded by the coding sequence ATGCGTTATTCCACCGTCGTCCCCGCCAAATTTATTAGCCGTCCTAACCGGTTTATTGCCCATGTAGAGTTGGGTGGGGTCGATACGGTTGTCCATGTCAAGAACACGGGGCGTTGCAAGGAGCTTCTGGTTCCCGGTTGCACCGTTTATCTTGAGAAGTCGGAGAATCCGGCCCGCAAGACTCCCTACGACTTGATCGCTGTCGAAAAGGGGGACCTGCTGATCAATATGGATAGCCAGGCGCCCAACAAGGTGGCTGCCGAGTGGATCCGCGCCCACGGAGAGATTTTCCCGGGTATCACCTTGCTCCGGCCGGAATTTACTTATGGCAAGTCCCGTTTCGATTTTTATGTGGAGTTCAGCGGCCGAAAGATGTTCGTGGAGGTGAAGGGCTGCACCCTGGAATCCGGGGGCCACGCCAAGTTCCCCGACGCCCCTACGGAACGGGGGGTAAAGCACTTGACGGAGCTGGCGGATATTCTTCGCCATGGGCATCGTGCCGAAGATGGTACCCCTTACGAATGTGGCATCCTGTTCTTGATTCAGATGAAGGGTTGCCGCAAGTTTTCGCCTAACGTAGAGACTCACCCTCAATTTGGAATAGCCTTGAAGGCCGCCCGGGATGCCGGCGTCAAGATTTTTGTGTATGATTGTAAGGTAACGCCGGATACTCTCGTACACGACGCTCCTGTGCCACTGGAAATCTAG
- a CDS encoding nucleoside deaminase, whose amino-acid sequence MNPFMKIAIDEARVGIEHKHGGPFGAVVVKDGKVVGAGHNQVLKNADPTCHGEMMAIRDACKNLGTFDLTGCEIYTTGYPCPMCMGAIQWSNMTKCYYACNLEDTEKIGFRDDQFYNNPLKPEECDRAEGLVLYEEYVKSTDVRY is encoded by the coding sequence ATGAATCCGTTTATGAAAATCGCCATCGACGAGGCCCGCGTGGGTATCGAGCATAAGCATGGCGGCCCTTTCGGGGCTGTTGTTGTCAAGGATGGCAAGGTGGTGGGTGCCGGCCACAATCAGGTGCTCAAGAATGCCGACCCTACTTGCCATGGCGAGATGATGGCCATTCGCGACGCCTGCAAGAACCTTGGGACTTTCGACCTGACGGGTTGCGAGATTTATACCACGGGGTACCCTTGCCCTATGTGCATGGGGGCCATTCAGTGGTCTAACATGACCAAGTGCTATTATGCCTGCAACCTGGAAGATACCGAAAAGATCGGGTTCCGCGACGACCAATTCTACAATAATCCCCTGAAGCCCGAGGAGTGCGACCGCGCCGAGGGTCTGGTGCTTTACGAGGAATATGTCAAGAGTACGGATGTCCGTTACTAG